In Geopsychrobacter electrodiphilus DSM 16401, a single window of DNA contains:
- a CDS encoding transcriptional regulator: MTTQPDNAKHPNTRALITRAIETCGLTQKQIAEICNVQQSVVSGWKAGKIVARWKQVRPLIDKYGDVQGEKTSNTYCRVMNSTYVLGGEVISYLQDVMTSTYMHESSLAANSAEDKNIKAILEHSHSILKDMSKAIEDLGEIRFETEGEVYGFISKFNKGDSRDFYDEFIITKRVQSNILRLAHRYEKEYVKIYGENIFEYTFYAPKGDFKDKYAWMKWSVISSLDGLLTWVVSKQKCDRGITEVDSNHEHAAWVSEIYESIDAEELIRKSESYRFEPSHECFVDRDILLFSLIHAFSKNGYDMEIVKSLGQ; this comes from the coding sequence ATGACTACACAACCAGATAACGCAAAACACCCAAACACAAGGGCACTCATTACAAGAGCAATTGAGACGTGCGGATTGACTCAGAAGCAAATCGCCGAGATCTGCAATGTCCAACAGAGTGTCGTGAGCGGCTGGAAGGCTGGAAAGATCGTAGCGAGATGGAAACAAGTCAGACCGCTAATCGATAAATACGGAGATGTGCAAGGAGAGAAGACAAGCAATACCTACTGCCGAGTCATGAACTCCACCTACGTTCTGGGTGGAGAGGTAATCTCGTATTTACAAGATGTTATGACGAGCACGTATATGCACGAAAGCAGTCTTGCAGCAAATAGTGCCGAGGACAAAAACATCAAAGCTATTTTGGAGCACAGCCATTCGATACTTAAAGATATGAGTAAGGCCATTGAAGATCTGGGCGAGATCCGTTTCGAAACGGAAGGTGAAGTTTATGGATTCATCAGCAAGTTCAATAAAGGTGATTCCAGAGATTTTTATGATGAATTCATAATCACTAAAAGAGTCCAGTCGAACATCCTCAGGTTGGCGCATAGATATGAAAAAGAATATGTGAAGATTTATGGAGAAAACATATTTGAATACACTTTTTATGCCCCGAAAGGTGATTTTAAAGATAAATACGCCTGGATGAAGTGGTCCGTAATCTCCTCTCTTGATGGGCTTCTTACTTGGGTAGTTAGCAAGCAGAAATGTGATAGAGGCATAACTGAAGTAGACAGCAACCATGAACACGCGGCATGGGTGTCTGAGATATATGAAAGCATAGATGCCGAAGAGTTGATTCGAAAATCCGAGAGTTACAGATTCGAACCTTCGCACGAATGTTTTGTCGATAGAGACATTCTGCTGTTTTCACTGATCCATGCATTCTCCAAAAATGGCTACGACATGGAAATTGTCAAGTCTCTTGGTCAATAA
- a CDS encoding recombinase family protein has product MATGKYISYLRVSTSRQGASGLGLEAQRTNIDNYLNGGQWTLLKEYVEIESGKKDDRPKLQEALQLCKATGATLLIAKLDRLSRDAHFLIGLQKSGANFVAVDMPTANELTIGIMALVAQEERRAISRRTIDALAAAKARGVKLGNPDNLTIAGAERGRIAGVKSIKSKADVFAKDCIERIIPLRAEGLSLHAIARVLSKEGILTARGKAVWTACAVKNVIERIEGL; this is encoded by the coding sequence ATGGCAACGGGTAAATATATTAGTTACCTCCGAGTATCCACCTCTCGACAAGGTGCAAGCGGACTTGGTCTCGAAGCTCAGCGCACTAACATTGATAATTATCTGAATGGCGGTCAATGGACTCTGCTTAAAGAGTATGTTGAAATCGAGAGTGGAAAGAAAGATGACCGACCGAAACTTCAAGAGGCTCTTCAGCTTTGTAAGGCGACCGGCGCCACGCTCTTGATCGCTAAACTGGACAGACTCAGTCGTGATGCACATTTTCTTATAGGACTACAGAAGTCTGGTGCGAACTTTGTTGCTGTGGACATGCCTACGGCAAATGAATTGACGATTGGAATTATGGCACTTGTCGCGCAAGAAGAGCGCCGGGCCATAAGTCGGCGCACTATAGACGCGCTCGCCGCCGCGAAGGCTCGTGGTGTGAAATTAGGAAATCCAGACAACCTTACAATAGCGGGAGCTGAGCGAGGACGTATAGCAGGGGTGAAATCCATTAAATCCAAAGCGGATGTATTTGCAAAGGACTGTATTGAACGTATTATTCCATTAAGGGCTGAAGGACTGAGTCTTCATGCCATTGCACGTGTACTCAGCAAAGAAGGAATTCTGACCGCGAGAGGCAAAGCTGTTTGGACGGCCTGTGCCGTGAAAAATGTTATCGAGCGAATAGAGGGCCTCTAG
- a CDS encoding GSU3473 family protein — MLVRVMYDDGRFDMVRNDMLDILVANMKVRKIRRATGWIDVDRAQIRQSLGKPWGGEERRAPWPKLRA, encoded by the coding sequence ATGCTGGTTCGCGTGATGTATGACGATGGTCGTTTTGATATGGTCCGCAACGATATGCTCGATATTCTGGTCGCAAATATGAAAGTCAGAAAGATTCGACGTGCAACGGGCTGGATTGACGTCGACCGTGCCCAGATCCGTCAAAGTTTGGGCAAGCCCTGGGGAGGCGAAGAGCGCCGCGCACCCTGGCCGAAGCTGCGGGCTTAG
- the hypB gene encoding hydrogenase nickel incorporation protein HypB, with protein MCIDCGCAPTDHHHHHDAPHSHEEHTVQRRKTISIEEDILAKNNRLAAANRTLFADKGIFTLNLVSSPGSGKTSLLEMTLSALKNEISFAVLEGDQQTANDADRIAATGVPVHQINTGAGCHLDAHMVGHGLEHFNLDAVQMLMIENVGNLVCPAAFDLGEDFKVSLLSVTEGEDKPLKYPQMFRASEIMLINKIDLLPYVRFDIARCREYAERVHPGIKIFEVSCYSGEGLDEWYAWLGEQVSAKGLMVRSKG; from the coding sequence ATGTGTATCGACTGTGGTTGTGCCCCGACCGACCATCATCACCATCATGATGCTCCTCACTCGCATGAGGAGCACACCGTTCAGCGCCGCAAAACCATCAGCATCGAAGAAGATATTCTCGCCAAGAATAATCGCCTGGCCGCAGCGAACCGCACCCTGTTTGCTGACAAGGGGATTTTTACCCTCAATCTGGTCAGTTCTCCCGGTAGTGGCAAGACCAGCCTGCTTGAGATGACCTTGAGTGCTCTGAAAAACGAGATCAGCTTCGCGGTGCTCGAAGGGGATCAGCAGACCGCCAACGACGCCGACCGCATCGCCGCCACCGGTGTGCCGGTGCATCAGATCAACACTGGCGCCGGTTGTCATCTGGACGCTCACATGGTCGGCCACGGCCTGGAGCATTTCAACCTGGATGCGGTGCAGATGCTGATGATCGAAAATGTCGGCAATCTGGTCTGTCCGGCGGCCTTCGACCTGGGGGAAGATTTCAAGGTCTCCCTGCTGTCGGTGACAGAGGGTGAAGATAAACCACTCAAATACCCACAGATGTTCCGCGCCAGCGAGATCATGCTGATCAACAAGATCGATCTGCTCCCCTATGTCCGTTTCGATATCGCCAGATGTCGTGAGTACGCCGAACGCGTCCACCCCGGCATCAAGATTTTCGAGGTCTCCTGCTACAGTGGCGAAGGGCTTGATGAGTGGTATGCCTGGTTGGGAGAGCAGGTCAGCGCCAAAGGCTTAATGGTGAGGAGTAAGGGGTGA
- the hypA gene encoding hydrogenase maturation nickel metallochaperone HypA has protein sequence MHELGITQSIVEIALRTATGQAATIIHSVTLEVGALAGVVPDALLFCYEACSKETLLEGSRLIIEEIPARARCRDCATDYPLVDLLTCCPACGSAASDLLCGEDLRIKEMEID, from the coding sequence GTGCACGAACTCGGGATCACCCAGAGTATTGTCGAGATCGCCCTGCGTACGGCTACGGGACAGGCGGCGACAATCATTCATTCGGTTACCCTTGAAGTCGGCGCGCTGGCTGGCGTAGTCCCCGATGCCTTGCTGTTTTGTTATGAGGCCTGCAGCAAAGAGACCCTGCTCGAGGGGAGCCGTCTGATTATCGAAGAAATCCCGGCGCGGGCCCGTTGCCGTGATTGTGCGACCGATTACCCCCTGGTCGATTTGCTGACCTGCTGCCCCGCCTGTGGCAGTGCCGCCAGCGATCTGCTGTGTGGTGAAGATCTGCGTATCAAAGAAATGGAGATCGACTGA
- a CDS encoding MBL fold metallo-hydrolase gives MLKVKFVGAVEGVSGSCTWLHHTDSDTQFLVDCGMNQGSTLDAWKNNQPFPFNPSQIKYVLLTHAHIDHCGLIPKLVKENFCGVIYATRATRELTEIMLRDSAKVNGTPNHIKLIESINWSILDDDLGFKWGRVIRMAEGLRFSFLRSSHILGACCISVSWMVKDAEENFDKESEKNIFFSGDIGSQSDENPYLPLMKAGHNPFPNTNFIVTEATYGSRIRSTEIQCAETRRKRLADTILHTVYNKKGKVILPAFSLHRTQELLADLHWWLSEGWASSDQADLMGKLVDGKYENPLRICVDSPLGYKVTEAYKNNLFQRSPNGKYKYLKDPPSDDSCSKFESFMNDLFEAQGSFYNCGNLIKLFNPESKQKPKNVCNKQKKQINKSERKFEVYPVIVASAGMCGAGPVAEYLERFGNDPANTIILTGYQSAGTPGRFLMERATIQCSDPERLPEGKAEVIDMSGFYSAHADQNMLLDSLFSLGGYKQSTPAKVLINHGDVESKKSLEEAIRKRIALKIPNERVVNDVNIADARWIDLNSDEYLPEIPVSDASSAEEIKLNMVEIKSEMRELQKMLAQLLERIAA, from the coding sequence ATGCTTAAAGTAAAATTCGTAGGTGCGGTTGAGGGCGTTTCTGGTTCATGTACCTGGCTACATCACACCGATTCGGACACTCAGTTTCTAGTCGACTGCGGTATGAACCAGGGAAGCACTCTTGATGCATGGAAAAACAATCAGCCCTTCCCGTTCAACCCGTCGCAGATAAAGTATGTACTGCTGACACATGCCCACATTGATCACTGCGGATTAATACCTAAACTCGTGAAAGAAAACTTTTGCGGCGTGATTTATGCGACACGTGCCACCCGCGAGTTGACAGAAATCATGCTACGCGACTCAGCAAAGGTCAACGGGACACCCAATCACATTAAACTCATCGAATCAATCAACTGGAGCATTCTCGACGATGACCTTGGATTTAAATGGGGACGAGTCATCAGAATGGCAGAAGGGCTTCGATTCTCGTTCCTAAGAAGCAGCCACATATTGGGCGCATGCTGTATCTCTGTTTCCTGGATGGTAAAAGATGCTGAGGAGAACTTTGACAAGGAGAGCGAAAAAAATATTTTCTTCAGCGGAGATATTGGTTCTCAAAGTGACGAGAACCCTTACCTTCCCCTGATGAAGGCAGGGCATAACCCTTTCCCAAATACCAACTTCATTGTGACCGAAGCAACGTACGGCAGCAGAATAAGGTCAACAGAAATTCAGTGTGCAGAAACACGAAGGAAACGACTAGCCGACACAATCCTTCATACCGTCTACAACAAGAAAGGGAAAGTTATCCTCCCTGCTTTTTCTTTACACCGTACCCAAGAGCTTCTGGCGGATCTTCATTGGTGGCTATCCGAGGGATGGGCAAGTTCTGACCAAGCTGATCTTATGGGGAAATTGGTAGATGGGAAATACGAGAACCCTCTTAGGATCTGCGTTGACTCACCCCTTGGATATAAGGTGACAGAAGCATACAAAAACAACTTATTTCAGCGTTCTCCAAACGGGAAGTACAAGTATTTAAAAGATCCTCCTTCCGATGACTCATGCTCAAAATTTGAGAGCTTTATGAATGATTTATTTGAGGCTCAGGGCAGTTTTTATAATTGCGGTAATCTTATAAAACTCTTCAATCCTGAATCTAAACAAAAGCCAAAAAATGTTTGCAATAAGCAGAAAAAGCAAATCAATAAATCGGAACGAAAATTTGAGGTATACCCTGTTATCGTGGCAAGCGCGGGGATGTGTGGTGCCGGCCCCGTTGCAGAGTATCTTGAACGGTTTGGCAACGATCCAGCGAATACCATCATTCTCACAGGCTATCAATCGGCAGGCACACCTGGCAGATTTTTAATGGAAAGAGCGACAATACAATGTTCTGACCCTGAGAGGTTACCTGAGGGCAAAGCTGAAGTCATAGACATGTCAGGATTTTATTCTGCCCATGCAGATCAAAATATGCTGCTGGATTCTCTTTTTTCCCTTGGTGGTTACAAACAAAGCACACCAGCAAAGGTGCTTATCAATCATGGTGATGTGGAAAGCAAAAAGAGTTTGGAAGAGGCCATTCGAAAAAGGATTGCGCTAAAGATACCAAATGAGCGGGTTGTAAATGATGTCAACATCGCTGATGCTCGATGGATTGATCTAAACAGTGATGAATATCTACCAGAGATTCCCGTCAGTGATGCATCAAGTGCAGAGGAGATAAAACTGAACATGGTAGAAATAAAATCTGAAATGAGGGAACTTCAAAAAATGTTGGCCCAATTGCTGGAAAGAATCGCCGCCTGA
- the hypD gene encoding hydrogenase formation protein HypD, protein MKYSSEYRDPQLAKALVAAIARNVEGFDGQMTLMEVCGTHTMSIYQHGIRSLLPTQVRLISGPGCPVCVTPITYVDQAVAYARRPATIVATFGDMIRVPGSTSNLLREKAKGADVRIVYSPLDAVAIAEKNPDTAVVFLGVGFETTAPTIGGSLLEVERRGLSNFFVLCAHKTMPAPMIALTSDPELKVDGYICPAHVSAVIGSDAYRPLAEQYGIPCVVTGFEPVDMLRGIQLLVKQVVAGEARVECEYSRIVKPQGNLKAQTILARVFEPCDAEWRGIGSIPASGLQLRAEYQKFNALSALPVEVEEAKEHRGCLCGEILKGKVTPKQCPLFREACTPEHPIGACMVSSEGTCSAEYKYGG, encoded by the coding sequence ATGAAGTACAGCAGCGAATACCGTGATCCCCAACTGGCCAAGGCCCTGGTCGCGGCCATCGCCAGGAATGTTGAGGGCTTTGACGGTCAGATGACCCTGATGGAGGTCTGCGGCACCCACACCATGTCGATCTACCAGCATGGCATCCGCAGCCTGCTGCCGACGCAGGTCCGGCTGATCAGCGGGCCTGGTTGTCCGGTCTGCGTCACGCCGATCACTTATGTCGATCAGGCGGTCGCCTATGCCCGGCGTCCGGCCACAATTGTCGCCACCTTCGGCGATATGATCCGCGTCCCCGGCTCGACCAGTAATCTATTACGCGAGAAGGCAAAGGGTGCCGATGTGCGCATCGTCTATTCCCCCCTCGATGCGGTTGCGATCGCCGAAAAGAATCCAGACACAGCGGTGGTCTTTCTCGGGGTCGGTTTTGAAACCACGGCTCCAACCATCGGCGGCAGTCTGCTTGAAGTCGAAAGGCGCGGGCTGAGCAACTTTTTTGTACTCTGTGCCCACAAGACCATGCCCGCACCGATGATCGCCCTGACCAGCGACCCCGAGCTCAAAGTCGATGGTTATATCTGCCCGGCGCATGTCAGCGCGGTGATCGGTTCCGACGCTTACCGTCCGCTGGCCGAGCAGTATGGCATCCCCTGTGTGGTCACCGGCTTCGAGCCGGTCGATATGCTGCGTGGCATTCAGCTGCTGGTGAAGCAGGTGGTTGCCGGTGAGGCCAGGGTCGAATGCGAATACAGCCGCATCGTCAAACCGCAAGGGAACCTCAAGGCCCAGACGATTCTGGCGCGGGTCTTTGAACCCTGTGATGCGGAGTGGCGCGGCATCGGTTCTATCCCCGCCAGCGGGCTGCAGCTGCGCGCCGAATATCAAAAATTCAACGCCTTAAGCGCCTTGCCGGTCGAGGTCGAAGAGGCGAAAGAGCACCGGGGTTGCCTCTGCGGCGAAATCTTGAAGGGGAAGGTCACGCCGAAGCAGTGCCCGCTCTTCCGCGAGGCCTGCACCCCTGAACATCCGATCGGAGCGTGTATGGTGTCGTCAGAAGGCACCTGCTCTGCAGAGTATAAATACGGCGGCTGA
- a CDS encoding HesA/MoeB/ThiF family protein produces the protein MFNHETSVAMAERTHVHLSNFLIRADLQEDLVFALWTPSRGGKRFTALLHTLVLPGEGDRQIHGNASFNPNYFERICTLAVEKKCGIAFLHSHPATGWQGMSHDDIVAENKMASAVDAITNLPLVGMTVGSDGIWSARMWKQVEGRKYQGNWCHSVRTVGQGLKADFNDSLVPKPEYSELFKRTVTVWGKENHANLARLRVGIVGLGSVGSIVAETLARMGAERFSLIDFDEIQGHNLDRLLGATATDLGKKKVSIAQRQIKRSSTASRVEILSVSCSLAEEEGYRAALDCDVLFSCVDRPRARHILNHMAYSHLIPVIDGGIEVRFKNGVFSGVDWQLQTVAPGRPCMECLGTYNPSDVALEQSGQLDDPSYMKGLGENHRLKNNENVFPFSANLASLEVLQFVALVTGAGGIHNFGVQRYRYWPGIVEADEGRTCRPECDCIELEGQGDRYFQLFGRDLGAEIARKRQEQPIECACMENV, from the coding sequence ATGTTTAATCATGAAACTTCAGTGGCCATGGCCGAGAGGACACATGTCCATCTCTCTAATTTTCTTATCCGCGCAGATCTTCAGGAGGATCTGGTTTTTGCTTTATGGACACCTTCTAGAGGGGGGAAGAGGTTTACAGCTCTTCTTCATACTCTTGTCCTTCCAGGCGAAGGGGATCGGCAAATCCATGGCAATGCCAGCTTCAATCCAAACTACTTTGAACGGATCTGTACCCTTGCCGTAGAAAAGAAATGCGGGATTGCCTTTCTGCACAGTCACCCAGCGACTGGTTGGCAGGGCATGAGCCATGATGACATTGTTGCTGAAAACAAAATGGCAAGTGCTGTCGATGCGATTACCAATCTCCCACTGGTCGGAATGACTGTCGGATCTGATGGCATATGGAGTGCACGCATGTGGAAACAGGTTGAAGGTCGCAAGTACCAGGGGAACTGGTGCCATTCCGTACGAACCGTCGGCCAAGGCCTCAAAGCAGATTTTAACGACTCACTTGTGCCGAAACCGGAATATAGCGAGTTATTTAAAAGGACTGTGACCGTCTGGGGCAAGGAAAACCATGCCAACCTCGCTCGGCTTAGAGTCGGAATCGTCGGCCTTGGCAGTGTGGGAAGCATTGTCGCAGAAACCCTTGCTCGCATGGGAGCAGAACGCTTTAGCTTGATTGACTTTGACGAGATCCAGGGACACAATTTAGATAGACTTCTAGGAGCAACAGCAACCGATCTCGGTAAGAAGAAAGTTTCTATCGCCCAACGCCAAATTAAGCGATCGTCTACTGCCAGTCGTGTGGAAATCCTGTCTGTGTCCTGTAGTCTAGCAGAAGAAGAAGGCTACCGCGCTGCCCTGGATTGCGATGTTCTTTTCAGTTGCGTTGATCGTCCCCGAGCACGTCACATTCTCAACCATATGGCATACAGCCACCTAATTCCAGTTATAGATGGCGGGATAGAGGTGCGCTTTAAGAATGGAGTGTTCAGCGGCGTCGACTGGCAGCTCCAAACGGTAGCCCCTGGTCGCCCTTGCATGGAATGCCTTGGAACCTACAATCCTTCTGATGTGGCATTAGAGCAAAGCGGCCAACTTGATGACCCTAGCTATATGAAAGGTTTGGGGGAAAACCACCGGCTCAAAAACAATGAAAATGTTTTTCCCTTCAGTGCGAATCTAGCATCACTGGAAGTTCTTCAGTTTGTCGCGTTAGTAACAGGCGCTGGAGGGATTCACAACTTCGGAGTCCAGCGGTATAGGTATTGGCCTGGTATCGTCGAAGCTGACGAAGGAAGAACCTGTAGGCCCGAATGTGACTGTATCGAGCTGGAAGGGCAAGGGGACCGGTATTTTCAACTTTTTGGAAGGGATTTGGGGGCAGAAATTGCCCGCAAAAGACAGGAGCAGCCAATAGAATGTGCCTGCATGGAAAATGTGTAA
- a CDS encoding helix-turn-helix domain-containing protein: MIGTRMRAKRLEMKLSQKALAEIIGISPPAINRLEKNIKAPSVDTLTKLAKALGVSTDFLLGSGEEDAIFVDDEIKDAFQEFKQLSPDNRQQILQNIHFLKTR, encoded by the coding sequence ATGATCGGCACGAGAATGAGAGCAAAAAGGTTAGAGATGAAGCTTAGCCAAAAAGCACTTGCCGAGATCATTGGTATCTCTCCTCCAGCTATTAACCGTTTAGAGAAAAATATTAAAGCACCTTCGGTTGACACGCTTACGAAGTTGGCAAAAGCCTTGGGCGTATCCACCGATTTTCTTTTGGGTTCTGGGGAAGAAGATGCTATTTTTGTCGACGATGAAATAAAAGATGCATTCCAAGAGTTCAAGCAGCTTTCACCTGACAACCGACAGCAAATATTGCAAAACATACATTTTCTAAAAACAAGATAA
- a CDS encoding HypC/HybG/HupF family hydrogenase formation chaperone: MCLAVPMMIAEITEGLAICEVDGVRREASLMMLEDAAVGDYVLIHAGFAIERIDPEEAEKTLAVFREVLDAGGGVEL; this comes from the coding sequence ATGTGTCTGGCCGTACCGATGATGATTGCCGAAATTACCGAGGGGCTCGCCATTTGCGAGGTTGACGGGGTGCGCCGTGAGGCGAGCCTGATGATGCTGGAAGATGCGGCGGTCGGCGATTATGTGCTGATTCACGCCGGATTCGCCATCGAGAGGATTGACCCTGAAGAAGCGGAAAAAACCCTCGCCGTATTTCGTGAAGTTCTCGATGCGGGCGGTGGCGTTGAACTATGA
- a CDS encoding metallophosphoesterase family protein: MKIAWLTDVHLELVNQKSRKVLFEEIAEARPDLILLGGDICNSEFLEAWLLKLYQKIQVPIYFVLGNHDFYKSSICEVRGLARSITKTHEQISWLPEVGVVPLTDDVGLIGHGCWGDARVGSFFNSPLSLNDFKYIQELSSLSKHGQLEQIKRLGSEAAEYLESAAAMAAKNYGKVVVLTHVPPFPKACFYLGRPSKEGLPFFCSKAAGDSLIKVAANNPQTHFLVLSGHTHDAVEVKITDNLKIIVAEAEYGRPDFKMLDLSNIFSKWQGDEQLSPK; the protein is encoded by the coding sequence ATGAAAATTGCATGGCTAACGGACGTCCACCTTGAATTGGTAAATCAAAAATCAAGGAAAGTCCTTTTTGAGGAAATTGCTGAGGCGCGACCGGACCTCATTTTGCTTGGTGGTGATATTTGCAACTCAGAATTTCTCGAAGCCTGGTTGTTGAAGCTGTACCAGAAAATTCAGGTTCCTATCTATTTCGTCCTAGGCAACCACGACTTTTACAAATCATCGATATGTGAGGTCAGAGGTTTGGCTCGCAGCATAACCAAAACCCATGAACAAATAAGTTGGCTACCTGAAGTAGGTGTGGTTCCACTCACCGATGATGTCGGACTGATCGGGCACGGATGCTGGGGAGATGCCCGGGTTGGCTCATTTTTCAACTCACCCCTCTCTTTGAACGATTTCAAATATATTCAAGAGCTGTCCAGTTTGAGTAAGCATGGACAACTCGAACAAATTAAGCGGTTAGGATCAGAGGCGGCTGAGTATCTTGAATCTGCGGCGGCAATGGCTGCTAAGAATTATGGGAAAGTCGTCGTGCTTACCCATGTTCCACCTTTTCCAAAAGCATGTTTTTACCTGGGCCGTCCGTCGAAAGAAGGATTGCCATTTTTTTGCAGCAAGGCGGCGGGTGATTCTTTGATAAAGGTTGCAGCAAATAATCCCCAGACTCATTTCTTGGTTTTATCGGGGCATACACATGATGCAGTCGAAGTGAAAATTACGGACAATTTAAAGATTATTGTTGCCGAAGCTGAGTATGGCAGACCCGATTTTAAGATGCTCGACTTATCAAATATCTTCAGTAAATGGCAAGGAGATGAACAACTATCACCTAAATAG
- the hypE gene encoding hydrogenase expression/formation protein HypE — MKNDIILLGHGSGGKLSHQLLDELIIPILSQVAQSEQNDAAVLEGITSSRIAFTTDSYVVDPIFFPGGNIGDLAVNGTVNDLAMSGARPLALSVGLILEEGLKFSELREILTAMKAAADKARVKIVTGDTKVVPRGKGDKIFINTSGVGVFDHDLKPAGNAAKRGDKVLINGSIGDHGMAVLASREGLDLQSEIVSDSAPLNALVAKLLAEYGAAIHVLRDPTRGGVATTLKEIALQSGVDICLNETTLPVNATVAGACAILGLDPLFVANEGKLLVLVAAEVADAVLVTMQGCEFGEQAAIIGEVTDVSGGRVMMRTAIGGLRAIEMLAGEQLPRIC; from the coding sequence GTGAAAAATGATATCATTCTGCTCGGTCATGGCAGCGGGGGCAAACTCAGCCATCAACTGCTCGACGAGTTGATCATCCCGATCCTCTCTCAGGTTGCGCAGTCCGAACAGAATGACGCGGCTGTGCTTGAAGGGATCACCTCCAGCCGTATCGCCTTTACCACCGACAGTTATGTGGTCGATCCGATCTTCTTCCCCGGCGGTAACATCGGCGATCTGGCGGTGAACGGTACGGTCAACGATCTGGCTATGAGTGGTGCGCGACCGCTGGCGTTGAGTGTGGGTTTAATCCTTGAAGAGGGGCTCAAATTTTCAGAGTTGCGAGAAATTTTGACGGCGATGAAGGCGGCGGCCGACAAGGCGCGGGTCAAAATTGTCACCGGCGATACCAAGGTCGTACCGCGCGGTAAGGGGGACAAAATCTTTATCAATACCTCGGGGGTCGGAGTCTTCGACCACGATCTGAAACCCGCCGGGAATGCCGCGAAGCGGGGAGACAAGGTCCTGATCAACGGCAGCATCGGCGACCACGGAATGGCGGTGCTGGCCAGTCGTGAAGGGCTTGATCTGCAATCAGAGATTGTGTCCGACAGCGCCCCCTTGAATGCCCTGGTCGCTAAGTTGTTAGCCGAATATGGCGCAGCTATTCACGTGCTGCGCGATCCGACCCGCGGAGGGGTAGCGACCACCCTCAAAGAGATCGCCCTGCAATCCGGGGTTGATATCTGTCTAAATGAAACGACCCTGCCGGTGAATGCTACAGTCGCCGGAGCCTGCGCGATTTTGGGTCTGGATCCGTTGTTTGTCGCCAATGAAGGTAAACTTCTGGTGCTGGTCGCGGCCGAAGTGGCAGACGCTGTGCTCGTAACTATGCAGGGGTGTGAGTTCGGCGAGCAGGCGGCGATCATCGGCGAAGTGACGGATGTTTCAGGCGGGCGGGTGATGATGCGCACGGCGATAGGTGGCCTGAGGGCGATTGAGATGCTGGCCGGCGAACAGTTGCCGCGTATCTGCTGA
- a CDS encoding WYL domain-containing protein — protein MDEKQSVETVLSMAGRRNQTVRIKVEDSKGNLDVFEVEPYGRKQKDGGQMFFCLDIKNQEYRNIELSRIREAEMTRRLFKPRFPVDF, from the coding sequence ATGGACGAAAAACAGAGTGTTGAAACGGTTCTTTCCATGGCGGGGCGGCGTAATCAAACAGTACGGATCAAGGTCGAAGACAGCAAGGGGAACCTTGATGTTTTTGAGGTTGAGCCGTATGGACGGAAACAAAAAGACGGTGGTCAGATGTTTTTCTGTCTGGATATTAAAAATCAAGAATACCGGAATATCGAGCTGTCCAGGATTCGCGAGGCTGAAATGACAAGGCGCCTTTTCAAACCCCGGTTCCCGGTCGACTTTTAA